A single genomic interval of Daucus carota subsp. sativus chromosome 1, DH1 v3.0, whole genome shotgun sequence harbors:
- the LOC135151239 gene encoding large ribosomal subunit protein uL2cz/uL2cy: MAIHLYKTSTPSTRNRTVDSRVKSNPRNNLIYGQHRCGKGRNARGIITAGHRGGGHKRLYRKIDFRRNEKDIYGRIVTIEYDPNRNAYICLIHYGDGEKRYILHPRGAIIGDTIVSGTEVPIKMGNALPLRVLIDQKEESTSTDMPLGTAIHNIEITRGRGGQLARAAGAVAKLIAKEGKSATLKLPSGEVRLISKNCSATVGQVGNVGVNQKSLGRAGSKRWLGKRPVVRGVVMNPVDHPHGGGEGRAPIGRKKPTTPWGYPALGRRSRKRNKYSDNLILRRRSK, from the exons ATGGCGATACATTTATACAAAACTTCTACCCCGAGCACACGCAATCGAACCGTAGACAGTCGAGTGAAATCCAATCCACGAAATAATTTGATCTATGGACAGCATCGTTGTGGGAAAGGTCGTAATGCCAGAGGAATCATTACCGCAGGGCATAGAGGGGGAGGTCATAAGCGTCTATACCGTAAAATAGATTTTCGACGGAATGAAAAAGACATATATGGTAGAATCGTAACCATAGAATACGACCCTAATCGAAATGCATACATCTGTCTCATACACTATGGGGATGGTGAGAAGAGATATATTTTACATCCCAGAGGGGCTATAATTGGAGATACCATTGTTTCTGGTACAGAAGTTCCTATAAAAATGGGAAATGCCCTACCTTTGA GGGTTTTGATTGATCAAAAAGAAGAATCTACTTCAACCGATATGCCCTTAGGCACGGCCATACATAACATAGAAATCACACGTGGAAGGGGTGGACAATTAGCTAGAGCAGCGGGTGCTGTAGCGAAACTGATTGCAAAAGAGGGGAAATCGGCCACATTAAAATTACCTTCTGGGGAGGTCCGTTTGATATCCAAAAACTGCTCAGCAACGGTCGGACAAGTGGGGAATGTTGGGGTGAACCAGAAAAGTTTGGGTAGAGCCGGATCTAAGCGTTGGCTAGGTAAGCGTCCTGTAGTAAGAGGAGTCGTTATGAATCCTGTAGACCATCCACACGGGGGTGGTGAAGGTAGGGCCCCAATTGGGAGAAAAAAACCCACAACCCCTTGGGGTTATCCTGCACTTGGGAGAAGAAGTAGAAAAAGGAATAAATATAGTGATAATTTGATTCTTCGTCGCCGTAGTAAATAG
- the LOC135151214 gene encoding small ribosomal subunit protein uS11c yields MAKTIPRIGSRKNGRIGSRKNTRRIPKGVIHVQASFNNTIVTVTDVRGRVVSWSSAGTCGFKGTRRGTPFAAQTAAGNAIRTVVDQGMQRAEVMIKGPGLGRDAALRAIRRSGILLTFVRDVTPMPHNGCRPPKKRRV; encoded by the coding sequence ATGGCAAAAACTATACCGAGAATTGGTTCACGTAAGAATGGACGTATTGGTTCACGTAAGAATACACGGAGAATACCAAAGGGGGTTATTCATGTTCAAGCAAGTTTCAATAATACTATTGTGACTGTTACAGATGTACGGGGTCGAGTGGTTTCTTGGTCCTCCGCCGGTACTTGTGGATTCAAGGGTACACGAAGGGGTACGCCCTTTGCTGCTCAAACCGCAGCAGGAAACGCTATTCGTACAGTAGTGGATCAAGGTATGCAACGAGCGGAAGTCATGATAAAAGGACCGGGTCTCGGAAGAGACGCGGCATTACGCGCTATTCGCAGAAGTGGTATACTATTAACTTTTGTGCGTGATGTAACCCCTATGCCACATAATGGCTGTAGACCTCCAAAAAAGCGACGTGTgtag
- the LOC135151236 gene encoding LOW QUALITY PROTEIN: cytochrome b6-like (The sequence of the model RefSeq protein was modified relative to this genomic sequence to represent the inferred CDS: inserted 1 base in 1 codon), which yields MKVSYTALGGGVXTYLNKVYDWFEERLEIQAIADDITSKYVPPHVNIFYCLGGITLTCFLVQVATGFAMTFYYRPTVTDAFASVQYIMTEANFGWLIRSVHRWSASMMVLMMILHVFRVYLTGGFKKPRELTWVTGVVLAVLTASFGVTGYSLPRDQIGYWAVKIVTGVPEAIPVIGSPLVELLRGSASVGQSTLTRFYSLHTFVLPLLTAVFMLMHFPMIRKQGISGPL from the exons ATGAAAGTCTCATATACGGCTCTCGGAGGGGGAG CCACCTATCTCAATAAAGTATATGATTGGTTTGAAGAACGTCTCGAGATTCAGGCGATTGCGGATGATATAACTAGTAAATACGTTCCTCCTCATGTCAACATATTTTATTGTCTGGGAGGCATTACGCTTACTTGTTTTTTAGTACAAGTGGCTACGGGGTTTGCTATGACTTTTTACTATCGTCCGACTGTTACGGACGCTTTTGCTTCGGTTCAATACATAATGACTGAAGCTAATTTTGGTTGGTTAATCCGATCAGTTCATCGATGGTCAGCAAGTATGATGGTTCTAATGATGATCTTGCATGTATTTCGGGTTTATCTCACTGGTGGATTTAAAAAGCCTCGTGAGTTAACTTGGGTTACAGGTGTGGTTCTAGCTGTATTGACTGCATCTTTTGGTGTAACTGGTTATTCCTTACCTCGGGACCAAATTGGTTATTGGGCAGTGAAAATTGTAACAGGTGTACCCGAAGCTATTCCTGTAATAGGGTCGCCTTTGGTAGAATTATTGCGTGGAAGTGCTAGTGTGGGACAATCCACTTTGACTCGTTTTTATAGCTTACACACTTTTGTATTGCCGCTTCTTACTGCTGTATTTATGTTAATGCACTTTCCAATGATACGTAAACAAGGCATTTCTGGTCCTTTATAG
- the LOC135151230 gene encoding DNA-directed RNA polymerase subunit alpha: MVREKVTVSTRTLQWKCVESKADNKRLYYGRFILSPLMKGQADTIGISMRRALLGEIEGTCITRAKSEKIPHEYSTLVGIQESVHDILMNLKEIVLRSNLYGTCDASICVRGPGYVTAQDIILPPYVEVVDNTQHIASLTEPIELCIGLQIERNRGYLIKTPNNNSKDGSYPIDAVFMPVRNANHSIHSYGNGNDKQEILFLEIWTNGSLTPKEALHEASRNLIDLFIPFLHTEEENLHLANNQHMVPLPPFTFHDKLDKLRKNKKKRALKSIFIDQSELPPRIYNCLKRSNIYTLLDLLNNSQEDLMKIEHFRIKDVKQILGILEKNFSINLGKRPKMGFESLAQLIDSKSG; encoded by the coding sequence atggtTCGAGAGAAAGTAACAGTATCTACTCGGACACTACAGTGGAAGTGTGTTGAATCAAAAGCAGACAATAAACGTCTTTATTATGGACGCTTTATTCTGTCTCCACTTATGAAAGGTCAAGCTGACACAATAGGCATCTCGATGCGCAGAGCTTTGCTTGGAGAAATAGAAGGAACATGTATCACACGTGCAAAATCTGAGAAAATACCACACGAGTATTCTACCCTAGTGGGTATTCAAGAATCGGTACAtgacattttaatgaatttgaaagaaattgtATTGAGAAGTAATCTATACGGAACTTGCGACGCGTCTATTTGTGTCAGGGGTCCTGGATATGTAACTGCTCAAGATATAATCTTACCGCCTTATGTAGAAGTCGTTGACAATACACAGCATATAGCTAGCTTGACGGAACCCATTGAATTGTGTATTGGATTACAAATAGAGAGGAATCGCGGATATCTTATAAAAACGCCAAATAATAACTCTAAAGACGGAAGTTATCCTATAGATGCTGTATTCATGCCTGTTCGAAACGCGAATCATAGTATTCATTCTTATGGGAATGGGAATGATAAACAAGAAATACTCTTTCTTGAAATATGGACAAATGGAAGTTTAACTCCTAAAGAAGCACTTCATGAAGCCTCCCGGAATTTGATTGATTTATTTATTCCTTTTTTACACACGGAAGAAGAAAACTTACATTTAGCGAACAATCAACACATGGTCCCTTTACCCCCTTTTACCTTTCATGATAAATTGGATAAactaagaaaaaacaaaaaaaaaagagcattGAAATCGATTTTTATTGACCAATCAGAACTACCTCCCAGGATCTATAATTGCCTTAAAAGGtccaatatatatacattattggACCTTTTGAATAACAGTCAAGAAGACCTTATGAAAATTGAACATTTTCGCATAAAGGATGTAAAACAGATATTGGGCATTCTAGAAAAGAATTTCTCAATTAATTTAGGGAAAAGGCCGAAAATGGGTTTTGAATCTTTAGCACAACTCATAGATTCGAAATCGGGATAA